The following coding sequences lie in one Funiculus sociatus GB2-C1 genomic window:
- a CDS encoding pentapeptide repeat-containing protein: MTPEADQLLKQGIEQYQAYIETRLIASLEVAMQSWQEALSMYQASQNSIGEGAALGNLGAAYKALGDLPQAIAFYQQHLNLAQSIQDRRGEGNALGNLGNAYYLMGEELKAIAYQQQRLTIVREIQDRQSEMQTLLNLGAVYYSLDEYSQAKECFQECRAIALQLPDSRTEGLALKNLRLVSDALLDSQAANDYQQQHSSLVRKLWQAEVLDFLTHAKMLGINPSEDFAKADLSGINLRSADLSNADLNHTNLSDADLTFADLSRANLESANLAGACLCNANLRDADLRGANLSRADLRTKMPRANLSGANLESANLYSAYLPNAQLAAADLSGATLSDADLSGANLSRANLQNADLKRTNLSGANIENARLIGALGLSEAMKLELKQRGAIIDDD, from the coding sequence ATGACTCCTGAAGCCGACCAACTGCTAAAGCAAGGAATTGAGCAATATCAGGCGTATATAGAGACGCGACTAATCGCGTCTCTAGAGGTTGCAATGCAGTCTTGGCAAGAGGCGCTTTCTATGTATCAAGCCAGCCAAAATAGCATTGGGGAGGGAGCCGCTTTAGGAAATCTGGGAGCTGCATACAAGGCTTTGGGAGATTTACCGCAAGCGATCGCATTCTATCAGCAGCACTTGAATCTAGCTCAAAGTATCCAAGACCGACGCGGTGAGGGGAATGCCCTTGGTAACTTGGGAAATGCTTACTACCTGATGGGAGAGGAGCTAAAAGCGATCGCTTACCAGCAACAGCGTTTAACCATTGTCCGCGAAATTCAAGATCGTCAAAGTGAGATGCAAACGCTCTTGAATCTGGGAGCAGTTTACTATTCCTTAGATGAGTATAGCCAGGCGAAGGAATGCTTTCAAGAGTGTCGAGCGATCGCGCTCCAATTGCCAGATAGTCGAACAGAGGGACTGGCGCTCAAAAATCTACGTTTAGTCTCAGATGCTCTTCTTGACTCGCAAGCGGCGAACGACTACCAGCAACAGCACTCCTCTCTTGTCAGGAAACTATGGCAAGCTGAGGTTCTAGACTTCCTAACTCACGCCAAAATGCTTGGCATCAATCCATCTGAGGATTTTGCCAAAGCTGACCTGAGTGGTATTAACCTCCGCAGCGCCGACCTGAGCAATGCTGATCTCAATCATACCAATCTGAGCGACGCAGACCTAACATTTGCGGACTTGAGCCGTGCCAACCTGGAAAGTGCTAACCTGGCTGGTGCCTGCCTCTGTAATGCCAACCTCCGCGATGCTGACTTGCGTGGTGCTAACCTGAGTCGAGCCGATTTGCGTACCAAAATGCCCCGCGCTAACCTCAGTGGTGCCAACCTGGAGAGTGCAAACTTATACAGCGCTTACTTACCTAATGCCCAGTTAGCGGCAGCAGATTTGAGTGGTGCTACTCTCAGTGATGCTGACTTGAGTGGTGCCAACTTAAGCAGGGCGAATTTGCAAAATGCTGACCTCAAGCGTACCAATTTAAGCGGTGCCAATATAGAAAATGCTCGCCTAATAGGGGCTTTAGGACTTTCCGAGGCGATGAAGCTTGAGCTGAAGCAGCGTGGGGCAATTATTGACGATGACTGA
- a CDS encoding pentapeptide repeat-containing protein, whose product MQIRPSGNVPNEKSLQRIRNLILRVVEAETDNFSELAQMAGLNPLKDFAGGNLSGVDLSGADLSGAILSGTMLLAANLSCADLSGANLSRANLNNADLSNANLISANLICADTININLSGANLVGASLNTCNLLCATLNDAKLIGVDLRRANLMDAKLCCVNLSDANLSHASLRRANLSNAILIGVNMQGVDLSSADLRGANLSDTDLSSAKVQKARFGENEGLAESIKRDLRRRGAIC is encoded by the coding sequence ATGCAGATCAGGCCAAGTGGGAATGTGCCTAATGAAAAATCTCTCCAGAGAATCAGAAACCTGATCCTGCGCGTCGTAGAAGCAGAGACAGATAATTTCTCTGAACTAGCGCAAATGGCTGGATTAAATCCTCTGAAAGATTTTGCTGGTGGGAACCTGAGTGGTGTTGACCTGAGTGGTGCCGATTTAAGCGGTGCCATTTTGAGCGGTACTATGTTACTGGCTGCTAACCTCAGTTGTGCTGACCTGAGTGGTGCTAACCTGAGCAGAGCCAACCTGAACAATGCTGACCTCAGCAATGCCAACTTGATCAGTGCCAACTTGATTTGTGCTGACACGATCAATATCAACTTGAGCGGTGCCAACCTGGTTGGTGCTAGCCTCAACACTTGCAACTTGCTTTGTGCTACTCTCAATGATGCCAAACTAATTGGAGTTGACCTGCGCCGCGCCAACTTGATGGATGCGAAATTGTGCTGTGTCAACCTAAGCGATGCTAACCTGAGTCATGCTTCTCTGCGCCGTGCCAACCTAAGTAATGCCATCTTGATTGGTGTCAATATGCAGGGTGTTGACCTGAGCAGCGCTGACCTACGTGGTGCTAACCTCAGCGATACTGACCTAAGCAGTGCGAAAGTCCAGAAGGCTCGATTTGGCGAAAATGAAGGATTGGCAGAGAGCATAAAACGGGACTTGAGGCGACGCGGGGCAATCTGCTAA